A single genomic interval of Gossypium raimondii isolate GPD5lz chromosome 11, ASM2569854v1, whole genome shotgun sequence harbors:
- the LOC105761323 gene encoding uncharacterized protein LOC105761323 isoform X2 produces MPWFGIQMPYVVAYCILFLQLAMLVFGDHGSLNLLGMLKSEDMFFKKTVKYVGEPITHLESIASSVLKKSLSSDQINGGETLNVQHNKSSASIQINGGETVNVGVEVANSEVEYIESENLSDLEDVDTCLKKLLPGLDSKDWILVVETLNNVRRLSVFHKERMHSMLGDLIPLVVKSLKNPRVLMEGLLIGS; encoded by the exons ATGCCTTGGTTTGGGATTCAGATGCCTTACGTTGTTGCATATTGCATCTTGTTCCTTCAACTGGCCATGCTTGTCTTTGGGGATCATGGATCACTTAATCTCCTGGGAATGTTAAAATCAGAA GACATGTTTTTCAAGAAGACTGTCAAATATGTTGGAGAGCCAATAACCCACTTGGAATCCATTGCTTCCTCTGTG CTGAAGAAAAGCCTGTCTTCTGATCAAATAAATGGAGGTGAAACTTTAAATGTGCAGCACAATAAGAGCTCTGCTTCTATTCAAATAAATGGTGGTGAAACTGTAAATGTTGGAGTGGAGGTAGCTAATTCGGAAGTAGAATACATTGAATCTGAGAACTTGAGTGATCTAGAAGATGTTGATACATGTCTTAAG AAGCTCTTACCTGGACTTGACTCTAAAGATTGGATTCTGGTTGTTGAAACACTCAATAATGTTCGTCGATTATCAGTATTCCATAAGGAAAGAATGCATAGTATGCT GGGTGATTTGATCCCTCTTGTAGTTAAGTCCTTGAAGAATCCTAG GGTGTTGATGGAAGGTCTCCTTATTGGTTCCTAA
- the LOC105761323 gene encoding uncharacterized protein LOC105761323 isoform X3: MPWFGIQMPYVVAYCILFLQLAMLVFGDHGSLNLLGMLKSEVEKVFNQDMFFKKTVKYVGEPITHLESIASSVLKKSLSSDQINGGETLNVQHNKSSASIQINGGETVNVGVEVANSEVEYIESENLSDLEDVDTCLKKLLPGLDSKDWILVVETLNNVRRLSVFHKERMHSMLVLMEGLLIGS; this comes from the exons ATGCCTTGGTTTGGGATTCAGATGCCTTACGTTGTTGCATATTGCATCTTGTTCCTTCAACTGGCCATGCTTGTCTTTGGGGATCATGGATCACTTAATCTCCTGGGAATGTTAAAATCAGAA GTAGAGAAGGTATTCAACCAGGACATGTTTTTCAAGAAGACTGTCAAATATGTTGGAGAGCCAATAACCCACTTGGAATCCATTGCTTCCTCTGTG CTGAAGAAAAGCCTGTCTTCTGATCAAATAAATGGAGGTGAAACTTTAAATGTGCAGCACAATAAGAGCTCTGCTTCTATTCAAATAAATGGTGGTGAAACTGTAAATGTTGGAGTGGAGGTAGCTAATTCGGAAGTAGAATACATTGAATCTGAGAACTTGAGTGATCTAGAAGATGTTGATACATGTCTTAAG AAGCTCTTACCTGGACTTGACTCTAAAGATTGGATTCTGGTTGTTGAAACACTCAATAATGTTCGTCGATTATCAGTATTCCATAAGGAAAGAATGCATAGTATGCT GGTGTTGATGGAAGGTCTCCTTATTGGTTCCTAA
- the LOC105761323 gene encoding uncharacterized protein LOC105761323 isoform X1, whose product MPWFGIQMPYVVAYCILFLQLAMLVFGDHGSLNLLGMLKSEVEKVFNQDMFFKKTVKYVGEPITHLESIASSVLKKSLSSDQINGGETLNVQHNKSSASIQINGGETVNVGVEVANSEVEYIESENLSDLEDVDTCLKKLLPGLDSKDWILVVETLNNVRRLSVFHKERMHSMLGDLIPLVVKSLKNPRVLMEGLLIGS is encoded by the exons ATGCCTTGGTTTGGGATTCAGATGCCTTACGTTGTTGCATATTGCATCTTGTTCCTTCAACTGGCCATGCTTGTCTTTGGGGATCATGGATCACTTAATCTCCTGGGAATGTTAAAATCAGAA GTAGAGAAGGTATTCAACCAGGACATGTTTTTCAAGAAGACTGTCAAATATGTTGGAGAGCCAATAACCCACTTGGAATCCATTGCTTCCTCTGTG CTGAAGAAAAGCCTGTCTTCTGATCAAATAAATGGAGGTGAAACTTTAAATGTGCAGCACAATAAGAGCTCTGCTTCTATTCAAATAAATGGTGGTGAAACTGTAAATGTTGGAGTGGAGGTAGCTAATTCGGAAGTAGAATACATTGAATCTGAGAACTTGAGTGATCTAGAAGATGTTGATACATGTCTTAAG AAGCTCTTACCTGGACTTGACTCTAAAGATTGGATTCTGGTTGTTGAAACACTCAATAATGTTCGTCGATTATCAGTATTCCATAAGGAAAGAATGCATAGTATGCT GGGTGATTTGATCCCTCTTGTAGTTAAGTCCTTGAAGAATCCTAG GGTGTTGATGGAAGGTCTCCTTATTGGTTCCTAA